GGCTCTCCCGCCATCCTCGCGGAGTTCTGAGAATCTTGCCACACAAGCCGTGCTGCGCGAGACACTGGGGGTGCGCCCATGGTCCGCTCGGCGACTTCCCTGTATCTGTTTCGCCGCTTCCATTCACGGATCGTGTTTGTGTCCCAGTTTTTTCCCTGCTGCGTCGTTGATTTCTGGTGGCCGCCTTCGTCCCCGAAAATCTGAAGTTTGGGGGCCATCTTCGAAACAGTTGCGGCAGCGCTGGTCCCTCCCCTCAGCTAGGGCCCCGCCCGATTCCAGGCCGGATCTTCTCATCGCCGACGAGCCGACGGGTTCCTGTATTGCTGAGTCGCAGTCTACGTTTCAGCGTCATTCGGAGCGCGTTTTGGGAGAGCCATAAAATCTCGTGAGAGGATGAGttcggccggcgcggagggctgACTCGGTGATGTGCACACTGCGGCGTGCGTTTGCATGGCCTCCAGTCGGTTGCGTCTCGACTCCCTCTCTACATTTGCACTCAGTTCGGCTTCTCCGACATGGCAAGCAGCGACCAGAACACACAGGTAGCAACGGCGGGGGTAGAGGAGGCCCGCCCTGGGGTAGCGGGGCTGGCTGTTAAAACAGAGGAGCCATCAGTCTTTCTGGAGGGTCTCGACACTGATGTTTCTTCTGCGACATCCTCCAACTTGTGCCGCAATTCCCCGTCTTCGCCGGCTCTCCACACTCCcaccgcctcgtcttctggtCTTGCGTCTTTATCTTTGTTTCCTTCGCTAAGTCatcctgcctctctcttgtGTGTCACATCCCCAGACCCTGTCACTCGCAGTCCAACGCACAACAGCGGCCGCACAGCACTGCCGACAGCGGCCGTTTCCTCTGTGTGTACGCCGTCAACGTGCGCGTCACAgtcttctcctctgtcggTCGTCTCTTCCCTGCGCGCCTCAGAAGAGGCGGACCTCTCCCCGCACCGCGTTGCCACGTTTGCTTTCTCACCTCGGTTTTCCTCGGcagcgctgcgtcgcgcctgcgccttgaGCGCGGCTGCAGTGTGCGGGCCGAGGTCAGCGAGCATTCCGGCTTCTAAGGGGCAGGCATCCGCCTGCGAACTCGCTCAGATCGCAAAGGGCGAGGCCACCGCTTCAGTGTCTCAACCAGCGGACGCGGGTGCAGAGCATGAAGCCGTCTTCAGCCAGCGGGACTACGAGGCGGGACTCCACGGCGGAGAACCCGACCTGAACGCGCCCGCTAGCTGCGCCCGCCAGTCAACGCGCGAGGAGGTGTCGCAAGCGAGTCCCGATGGCGAAGCCCCGGGGGACGGGTGGACTGCGTGCGAACTTGAGGGAGGATGGAATGAAGCATCTGCAAACAGTGCCTCCGGCGGGGTGGCGGACCTGCAAAACGCTTCGGAGGCTGCCTACGAGCAGCCTGCTGGCTCTCAGGCGCCACCCCTGCTGACCGACTCGGTGACGGCAGCAACCAAAAATAACTCCAGCTGCTTTGATTCCCTTTCGCAACTCCCTCCTGAATCTGTCGTGACCCCCTCAGGGCCGTCTCTAACAAAGCGCGGGGAATCAGGTCTGGCTCCtgtggaggaggccgcgactTCTGCACGCCTTCACAAGGCCTCGCCTCAGTCTTCAGATGTCCACCCTCTTCCTGCGATTTTGTCTTCGGGGTCTGCGACGCCACAGCCCTTTGTGTCCTCCGTTTCTGGTCGGGGGACGGAAGAACGGACTGAAGCACAGTCGCCTTTGTGGGCGTCGTCTCTGGATTCCATTTCCAAGTTATCGTCTCCTGTCTTGAATGCCCCCTCGTCGGTAGttcgtccttctccgcagTTGGCGCTTTCGTCGTCAGGGCGTTCCcttgcctcgcctgcagccggtGGGCGCGAGTCTTCgggccgcgcgctgccgcctcacgGCCGCTTACgggacagcgccgcgaccgtgtgcgcggcgccgacggagTTCGCGGATGAAGCGCGTCCGTCGGCAccttcctcctcgcaggcgtcgacgccgcctcAGCTCGAAGGCGGGTCTGTGGTGCCTCAACGAGAGCTGTCTCTGGAGATCCCGGTTCCTGACGATGGGGGTGCAGCCCGCCTAGCGTTTTCTCCGTTTGCGTCGCACGCGAGTGCTGCGATCACCTCTCTCTGtcagcgcggcgccccccCCACGGGGTTTGACTCGGTGTCGCCCTCTGGGAGCGGTCTTCGAGTGACAGGACAGCGttcgggcgccgctgcacagcCTGCTTCCACCTCGACGCTGCAGGACGCCAGTGGGTCGTTCACCGCCGCTGGGCCTCTCGAACTCTCCGCGTTCGCAACTGCCCTCAGTGCTGACGAAAAAGCGTCCACCGCGTTTCCGTTCCGCCTGACTGCGCCGCGGTCGGTCCTGCCTTCGTCTGGCGACGCACTGGATGCCGCAAAAAAGaccctctctgcttctgtgGACCTCTCAGGCACATTCCAgcgggctgcgccgctcacgtctccccgcggcgcttcccgccgaggccacgcaggcgcgcgagcccaaCTGACCGGCGCGGCACACGGACTGGGCCTCGaacagagcgagagaggaaagggcGTCTCCGTGGGCGCTGGTGGACTCGCGGGGGGCCTTCTGGGAAAGAACGGCGAGCTGAAACTTGCCttccggcgcggcgacgacaaAGACGAAGTCGTTCGGCTGCACAGACTCGACGTGCTGCGACACTCGCATGACCGGACTACTGTTGAACTCTACAAGCTTGAGAAAGGCCGACTCGTCGAGGAGCTCGTCCGCAAAGCGAAGCGGTACCCGAAAGTGCCCGGCGTCTACTTTGATCGCTACCAGGTACGGGTTCCGGTGGGGATGTGGCTGTTTAGACCTCTTGGTCTTTTCTCACTCGGGTgtctgcgacggcggcgacgcgctcgccccACGCAGGCCCCTGCTGTCCTGACCTCTGGCCTCTGTTTAcgccctgcggccgcctgaGGGGGGAGCGCGGTTGTGCGACGGGATTGAGGCACTTGGGATTTTCTGTCGTTGTGCGTGTGTCTGGGCGCGTTTGCAGCAAAGGTGGTGCGTCAACTGGACtgagggcgggcgccgcgtggcgcgcTACTACCCCGTGAAGGTACACGGCTTCGACGTCGCCTACCAACTTGCGGTGAACTGCATGCTCTCGAAGAAGCCGTTGAGCGCGAGTgtggcgacggccgccgcgggcgcagcctcgctggTGAGAAGCggagccgcgacgccgtcccacgtcggcgcgccctcgccagccgACGCCCAgtccagccgcgccgcctcgtcgccttctgcgctgtTTGGCTTGCATGGCCGTGACGCCAACCAGCACTTCGCGGCGGtggcagcaggcggcggaaagaCCGACGGCTTGCCTGCGGGCGGTCGCGCCGAGGTGCACAGCcaatgcatgcgcagagccgacggcgcgcttCACCTGGAGAGTCCTGGTCCTGTGGAACCCGCGCCAGGCCGAGCAGGCCAGGAGGATCTTttcggaggaggcgcggcgggttTTTCTGGGTTGTCGGGGCCCTGTGGCCCTGGGGCTCAGGCGGCGGGGACCAAGCCTCTGGAGGGGCTGGCGAAttcgcctctggcggcgttggtgcttcagcagcagctgctaTTAGCTGCTCAGACAGGGAATGCGCTCGGGGGGGTGGGGCAGCAATATCTCTTGGGTCTCGGCGCCCCAGAGGGCGCGAATGTTTTGTCGACGTGGCTCCACtcccagcgcctcgcgcgcgtgcaaCAGCAACAACAGCAACTGGCCGCATTTTTGAACTCGATCCCAGGCGTCTTCGGGCCTTTTCGCGGGCTAGTGGAGCAGCTTCCTGGTAAAGTCAAGAACGAAGCAGTAGCGCGAGGTGCCCATGCGGAGGGTGTGCCAGGGCCTTTCGGCGCCCCCGCCGGGATGCGGGCTCTCttggcggcctccgcgtctgccgcggagaTGGAGCCTCCGTCGGTGCCGGggctggcgacgcagacaggaGGCGGGACAAAGTCTcaagcggctgccgcgctggcagcgctgcttgctgcgccggggggaggggggctgTCTGGGCCCGCGcttgcctctctgctgccttctctcgGAATCTCGGCGAGCACCCTCGGGGGGATCTCCGGCGTGCAGAGCTCGTCTGCGGAAtctgcgctgctcgcggctgctgccgcggcacAGTCCTCCGCGggagcgggcggcgcgcctgcgctcggcctcgaacaccgcgccgaggcggagcggGAGGGAGGCAACGCAAACGCTGGGAGAGCCCCATGGCTTGCTAACGACGCGATGAATCTGCACGCAGCGCTAACCGGCGGAGCCACGAcaagcggcggagactgtgAGGGGAGCCATGACGTGGCTCGACGGGACAGCGCCGTTCCGGCGCCTCCCGGCCCTCGTGACGTAGGGAACCCGGCGGCAGGGGAAGATTCCGATTCTCCAGGCCCGCACGGGGCAGCCGGGTCTGCGGGGCGGCTGGGTCCCGATTCGCGGTCGGGGGGCGCCCCAGATCGCAAGCGCCGTCGTAGACACTCCCAAGACAATGCAAGTCACTCGAATGGGCACGAGGAGGTCGCTACCGCGTCGGAGGCGGGGCAGGGGAAGGGTGCCGCTGAGGACACGTTTGAGGACGGAAGATTGTCTTTGAGCGCAAACGCGGGAGGGAGAAGCGACTCAGCCAGCAAGAGCTCATTGCCTGCACAAATCGGCAGCGTCGAGcttggcgccgcggccgccgccgcggctgacgGCTCCCGGAGCGAGCTCAGCGAGAAGGGAACAGTCCTGCGggggcctgcaggccgcgcggcggggtgcgacgcgcctgcgcccggcAGTGGGCCTGGAGggctggagggcggcgcgaggctgcaaGAGCCTCTCGGGGACGCTGAGACGGACATGAGCAGgttcgcggcggaggctgccgcgccggggCAGGTGGAGC
The Besnoitia besnoiti strain Bb-Ger1 chromosome VIII, whole genome shotgun sequence genome window above contains:
- a CDS encoding AP2 domain transcription factor AP2VIIb-3 (encoded by transcript BESB_083680), with the protein product MASSDQNTQVATAGVEEARPGVAGLAVKTEEPSVFLEGLDTDVSSATSSNLCRNSPSSPALHTPTASSSGLASLSLFPSLSHPASLLCVTSPDPVTRSPTHNSGRTALPTAAVSSVCTPSTCASQSSPLSVVSSLRASEEADLSPHRVATFAFSPRFSSAALRRACALSAAAVCGPRSASIPASKGQASACELAQIAKGEATASVSQPADAGAEHEAVFSQRDYEAGLHGGEPDLNAPASCARQSTREEVSQASPDGEAPGDGWTACELEGGWNEASANSASGGVADLQNASEAAYEQPAGSQAPPLLTDSVTAATKNNSSCFDSLSQLPPESVVTPSGPSLTKRGESGLAPVEEAATSARLHKASPQSSDVHPLPAILSSGSATPQPFVSSVSGRGTEERTEAQSPLWASSLDSISKLSSPVLNAPSSVVRPSPQLALSSSGRSLASPAAGGRESSGRALPPHGRLRDSAATVCAAPTEFADEARPSAPSSSQASTPPQLEGGSVVPQRELSLEIPVPDDGGAARLAFSPFASHASAAITSLCQRGAPPTGFDSVSPSGSGLRVTGQRSGAAAQPASTSTLQDASGSFTAAGPLELSAFATALSADEKASTAFPFRLTAPRSVLPSSGDALDAAKKTLSASVDLSGTFQRAAPLTSPRGASRRGHAGARAQLTGAAHGLGLEQSERGKGVSVGAGGLAGGLLGKNGELKLAFRRGDDKDEVVRLHRLDVLRHSHDRTTVELYKLEKGRLVEELVRKAKRYPKVPGVYFDRYQQRWCVNWTEGGRRVARYYPVKVHGFDVAYQLAVNCMLSKKPLSASVATAAAGAASLVRSGAATPSHVGAPSPADAQSSRAASSPSALFGLHGRDANQHFAAVAAGGGKTDGLPAGGRAEVHSQCMRRADGALHLESPGPVEPAPGRAGQEDLFGGGAAGFSGLSGPCGPGAQAAGTKPLEGLANSPLAALVLQQQLLLAAQTGNALGGVGQQYLLGLGAPEGANVLSTWLHSQRLARVQQQQQQLAAFLNSIPGVFGPFRGLVEQLPGKVKNEAVARGAHAEGVPGPFGAPAGMRALLAASASAAEMEPPSVPGLATQTGGGTKSQAAAALAALLAAPGGGGLSGPALASLLPSLGISASTLGGISGVQSSSAESALLAAAAAAQSSAGAGGAPALGLEHRAEAEREGGNANAGRAPWLANDAMNLHAALTGGATTSGGDCEGSHDVARRDSAVPAPPGPRDVGNPAAGEDSDSPGPHGAAGSAGRLGPDSRSGGAPDRKRRRRHSQDNASHSNGHEEVATASEAGQGKGAAEDTFEDGRLSLSANAGGRSDSASKSSLPAQIGSVELGAAAAAAADGSRSELSEKGTVLRGPAGRAAGCDAPAPGSGPGGLEGGARLQEPLGDAETDMSRFAAEAAAPGQVERLPLAYLEAEGAVEERTALAAAHQANGPRNPGRTDSTRSTISLDDKRDFGSQMLMDLSTMLLLSSGSASLPADRDAGAAGAAASGGCAASADGAKPQHGLAAEAEETPSARVLLDALRGNGESRASSAPTSLSKEEIGAQLTGKARAATESPGPDKGSVSEKPAEAASGSQPHLSVDLLARVVYENEAYDPELDKILTSQPAKDLVREALKMPRVPGVWFDRAQLRWACNYKDSSAFASPPASPASAERSPGPAKRRAQYFPVKEHGFLRARLLAIQTRRRMESTYRQAAAAALASSLSRHDRALLGSNSSGAGLSAGECFAGASSNDAGAEERLAAVCLPQKTSPARRRTGDGADKSPTGSSRASRRPSKRGETSGLWSSSSASQYEVSLAAAGGAASCSPSATPGSHTGLCGASAEALLSAGLPCPAPVGLRTPGRRRATAVSGALNAGGVASVVEEASDAKATSQSLADQASALAGLLAASSSLSGALRPDTVARGSGGGAPSRPGVSGRPLGPRGRASMGTPATDAGLRRGEALASPDAALAPVSLLPSVAVPLCGPANPLHAPSAAGLNLLSALTSSAPSLLALVAQSALLEPTLSPAVGVCGSPGPALPALVGCGNQLLALQKDAIRYILEDLRHHCLNLFQAVLPSAVFHTWSLQLIRLTQHVERAQTFPELEPFLGVFVDCIRSKQMPSQLSPSVQLQLVRFASALDELLQKADAGRDAVSPFPHAAQSDASLSGGARRRGEAEQEEDSEGHRDLGGGGEESLLRRQGTSEPGGRTAQETEPARVLSQGLLATRDRRQDGGCAVDEDSGAVESDHREAGMALRQPTEGAMRPSELLQLARDCHARAEAGERLPEQGGASLLNLALLSVLEGPVHADGGAAAQAKLQQDDKAKAVAEHAATLARAASGDAVECGCTPLACSVSHAVPSEVVLSSVFSTFLNTTGASGGSKAFANAEATAEDAK